A stretch of the Pseudomonas sp. ACM7 genome encodes the following:
- a CDS encoding NAD(P)-dependent alcohol dehydrogenase — MATMKAAIFVEKNRIVLDDKPIPEVGPLDALVRITTTTICGTDVHILRGEYPVAKGLTIGHEPVGIIERLGSQVRGFVEGQRVIAGAITPSGQSYACLCGCSSQDGPDTRHGFRAAGGWKFGNTIDGCQAEYVLVPDALANLCPIPDGLSDEQVLMCPDIMSTGFSGAERGEVKIGDTVAVFALGPIGLCAVAGARLKGASTIIGIDTVAERMSVARQLGATHVVNFKDGDVVAQIMALTDGRGVDVAIEALGTQGTFESALRVLRPGGRLSSLGVYSSDLRIPLEAFSAGLGDFSIVSTLCPGGKERMRRLMAVVQSGGVDLSPLVTHRFKLDDIEAAYELFAHQRDGVMKVAITP, encoded by the coding sequence ATGGCAACCATGAAAGCCGCGATATTCGTTGAGAAAAACCGCATCGTGCTGGATGACAAACCGATCCCCGAGGTCGGGCCGCTGGATGCGCTGGTCCGCATTACTACCACGACGATCTGCGGCACCGACGTGCACATCCTGCGGGGTGAATACCCGGTGGCCAAAGGGCTGACCATCGGTCACGAACCGGTGGGCATCATCGAGCGGCTGGGCTCGCAGGTGCGTGGTTTTGTCGAAGGCCAGCGGGTGATTGCCGGCGCCATTACCCCCAGCGGACAAAGTTACGCCTGCCTGTGCGGTTGCAGTTCACAGGATGGCCCGGACACCCGCCATGGCTTCCGCGCCGCCGGTGGCTGGAAGTTCGGCAACACCATCGATGGCTGCCAGGCCGAGTACGTGCTGGTGCCGGATGCATTGGCCAACCTGTGCCCGATCCCCGATGGCCTCAGCGACGAACAGGTGCTGATGTGCCCGGACATCATGTCCACCGGGTTTTCCGGGGCAGAGCGGGGCGAGGTCAAGATTGGCGATACCGTGGCAGTGTTCGCCCTCGGGCCGATCGGCCTGTGTGCCGTGGCCGGCGCGCGCCTCAAGGGCGCCAGCACCATTATCGGCATCGATACCGTGGCAGAACGGATGAGCGTCGCCCGGCAGTTGGGTGCGACCCACGTGGTCAATTTCAAGGACGGCGACGTGGTCGCGCAGATCATGGCCCTGACCGACGGTCGAGGTGTCGACGTGGCCATCGAAGCGCTGGGCACCCAGGGTACTTTCGAGTCCGCGCTGCGGGTGTTGCGCCCCGGTGGTCGTTTGTCCAGCCTGGGGGTTTACTCCAGTGATCTGCGCATTCCCCTCGAAGCTTTTTCCGCGGGGCTCGGGGATTTCAGCATCGTCAGCACCCTGTGCCCCGGCGGTAAAGAACGCATGCGACGGTTGATGGCGGTGGTGCAAAGCGGTGGCGTCGATCTGTCGCCGCTGGTGACGCATCGCTTCAAGCTTGACGACATCGAAGCCGCGTATGAGTTGTTTGCGCATCAGCGGGACGGGGTGATGAAAGTTGCGATCACGCCTTGA
- a CDS encoding response regulator, which translates to MEHVDHILIVDDDREIRELVGNYLKKNGLRTTVVADGRQMRTFLESTPVDLIVLDIMMPGDDGLMLCRELRAGKHKATPVLMLTARNDETDRIIGLEMGADDYLVKPFAARELLARINAVLRRTRMLPPNLVVTESGRLLAFGRWRLDTSARHLLDEDGTMVALSGAEYRLLRVFLDHPQRVLNRDQLLNLTQGRDADLFDRSIDLLVSRLRQRLLDDAREPAYIKTVRSEGYVFSLPVEVLGAPS; encoded by the coding sequence ATGGAACACGTCGATCACATTCTCATCGTGGACGATGACCGCGAGATCCGGGAACTGGTAGGCAACTACCTCAAGAAAAACGGCCTGCGCACCACCGTCGTGGCGGATGGACGGCAAATGCGCACGTTCCTGGAATCCACGCCAGTGGACCTGATCGTGCTCGACATCATGATGCCGGGCGACGATGGCCTGATGCTGTGCCGTGAGTTACGCGCCGGCAAACACAAGGCCACGCCGGTGCTGATGCTCACCGCGCGCAACGATGAAACCGACCGCATCATCGGCCTGGAAATGGGCGCCGACGATTACCTGGTCAAGCCGTTCGCTGCGCGTGAACTGCTCGCCCGAATCAACGCCGTGCTGCGCCGCACACGGATGCTGCCGCCCAACCTGGTGGTCACCGAAAGCGGTCGTTTGCTGGCCTTCGGGCGCTGGCGCCTGGACACCTCGGCCCGGCACCTGCTCGATGAGGACGGCACGATGGTCGCGCTCAGTGGCGCGGAATATCGGTTGCTGCGGGTGTTCCTCGATCATCCTCAGCGGGTGCTCAATCGCGATCAATTGCTGAACCTGACCCAAGGCCGCGATGCCGACCTGTTCGACCGCTCCATCGACTTGCTGGTCAGCCGCTTGCGCCAGCGACTGCTGGACGATGCCCGCGAACCGGCCTACATCAAAACCGTGCGTAGCGAAGGCTATGTGTTTTCGCTGCCGGTGGAAGTCCTCGGGGCGCCCTCATGA
- a CDS encoding alginate biosynthesis protein Alg44 yields MNTACIAVDDNVVHESEVQRQHARLNLPARLKLHVPNREMFDCELIDLSAGGFSLSQLNPPLIVGRQHKGKLVFQVDALGFAIDVEFVVRSVGSEGLRVGCEFHNLPPRAISALRYLITSYLSGGVISLGDMLATQQRDNFTKPRKHDSGNGLGFFARLRATTVSLLMFLVGLGAFGYVLNQLYGIYFVTHAESARVNVPGQLIGLPRDGSVKSLVKVGAVVSKGAPLATFSASLLDVMKGNLPPGQATPENLERLFSRTLQGSLTSPCDCRVVAQLVPDGQVVGKGTTVYELMPIDGVATIEARFPYKNFAKIQPGKAVSFQLVGEEQPRTGKIATVVLDNGGLASDLRVTIEPDSALQTDLAGRPVEVSIENLQSNAWVKNAWAANTWVKNAWENKAMAAGK; encoded by the coding sequence ATGAACACAGCTTGTATTGCTGTTGATGACAATGTTGTGCATGAGTCGGAGGTGCAGCGTCAGCATGCGCGGCTGAATCTACCGGCGAGGCTCAAGTTACACGTGCCGAACCGGGAGATGTTCGATTGCGAACTGATCGACTTGTCGGCCGGTGGCTTCAGCCTGAGTCAGCTGAACCCACCGCTGATCGTGGGCCGACAGCACAAAGGCAAACTGGTGTTTCAGGTCGATGCGCTTGGGTTTGCCATCGACGTGGAGTTTGTCGTGCGCTCGGTAGGCAGCGAGGGGCTGCGGGTGGGTTGCGAGTTCCACAACCTGCCTCCACGTGCGATCTCCGCATTGCGTTATCTGATCACCTCCTACCTCTCGGGTGGGGTGATCAGCCTGGGTGACATGCTCGCGACCCAGCAGCGCGACAACTTCACCAAGCCGCGAAAGCACGATAGCGGCAACGGCCTGGGCTTTTTCGCACGCTTGCGGGCGACCACGGTGAGCCTGCTGATGTTCCTGGTGGGACTGGGTGCCTTTGGTTATGTGCTGAACCAGTTGTATGGCATTTATTTCGTCACTCATGCCGAATCGGCGCGGGTCAACGTGCCCGGCCAGTTGATCGGCCTGCCGCGCGACGGCAGCGTCAAGTCGTTGGTCAAGGTGGGGGCGGTGGTGTCCAAGGGGGCGCCGCTGGCGACCTTTTCCGCGTCGCTGCTGGATGTGATGAAAGGCAACCTGCCACCCGGGCAGGCGACCCCGGAAAACCTCGAGCGCCTGTTCAGCCGGACCCTGCAAGGTTCGCTGACCAGCCCTTGCGATTGCCGGGTGGTGGCGCAGCTGGTGCCGGACGGCCAGGTCGTCGGCAAGGGCACCACGGTATACGAGTTGATGCCGATCGATGGTGTGGCGACCATCGAGGCGCGCTTCCCCTATAAGAACTTTGCCAAGATCCAGCCTGGCAAGGCAGTGAGCTTCCAACTGGTGGGTGAAGAACAGCCACGCACGGGCAAAATCGCCACGGTGGTGCTGGACAACGGCGGCCTGGCCTCCGACCTGCGGGTCACCATTGAGCCTGACAGCGCGTTGCAGACCGATCTCGCCGGGCGTCCGGTGGAAGTCAGTATCGAAAACCTGCAAAGCAATGCCTGGGTGAAGAATGCCTGGGCGGCCAATACCTGGGTGAAGAATGCCTGGGAGAATAAAGCCATGGCGGCCGGAAAATGA
- a CDS encoding cytochrome c biogenesis protein DipZ: protein MFLIAFLGGILTVLSPCILPVVPFLFAGVKRTRSSILLTLGGMVLTFALISSLAVVSSEWVIQANNTGRHLALIVMVLFALSLISARVGDWLARPFVALGNRLDPDTRKMSGPLSSLMIGVATGLLWAPCAGPILGVILTGAMLQGANAQTSLLLVAYGLGSALSLGTLIFAGRGLVNRLKASIPVTGWLRRGAGAAVLAAAAVISTGADKTLLAGTSSEGVSSIEKSVLETVPKVVDYFVSKVNADSSMDNAKGAMPSIAGAVQWLNSPALSNDSLKGKVVLVDFWTFDCINCQHTLPYVKDWAKKYEKDGLVVIGVHTPEYGFERIIDNVKDQVKKLGITYPVAIDNNYAIWRNFDNQYWPAHYLIDAKGQVRYTHFGEGSYETQEKVIQQLLEEAKAPAA, encoded by the coding sequence ATGTTTCTCATCGCTTTCCTGGGCGGCATATTGACCGTCCTCAGCCCTTGCATCCTCCCGGTCGTGCCGTTCCTGTTCGCCGGTGTTAAACGTACACGTTCCTCGATCCTGCTCACCCTTGGCGGCATGGTCCTGACCTTCGCCCTGATCTCCAGCCTGGCCGTGGTCAGCAGCGAGTGGGTGATACAAGCCAACAACACCGGTCGCCACTTAGCGCTGATCGTGATGGTGCTGTTCGCCCTGTCGCTGATTTCCGCCCGTGTCGGTGACTGGCTGGCCCGTCCCTTCGTGGCGCTGGGCAACCGCCTCGATCCGGACACACGCAAAATGTCCGGCCCGTTGAGTTCGCTCATGATCGGCGTTGCCACCGGTCTGCTCTGGGCACCGTGCGCCGGACCGATCCTCGGGGTCATCCTCACGGGCGCCATGCTGCAAGGTGCAAACGCTCAAACCAGCCTGTTATTGGTGGCGTATGGCCTGGGCAGCGCATTGTCCCTGGGCACCTTGATCTTCGCCGGTCGCGGCCTGGTCAATCGCTTGAAAGCGTCGATCCCGGTCACCGGTTGGCTGCGTCGTGGTGCGGGTGCTGCGGTGCTGGCGGCTGCGGCGGTGATTTCCACCGGTGCCGACAAAACACTGCTGGCCGGCACTTCGTCCGAAGGCGTCAGCAGCATCGAGAAAAGTGTGTTGGAAACCGTACCGAAAGTCGTCGATTACTTCGTCAGCAAGGTCAACGCAGACTCGTCCATGGACAACGCCAAAGGCGCCATGCCGTCAATTGCCGGCGCAGTGCAATGGCTTAACTCGCCAGCCCTGAGCAACGATTCGCTGAAAGGCAAAGTAGTGCTGGTGGACTTCTGGACCTTCGACTGCATCAACTGCCAGCACACCTTGCCGTACGTGAAGGACTGGGCGAAGAAATACGAGAAGGACGGCCTGGTAGTGATCGGCGTCCACACCCCTGAATACGGTTTCGAGCGCATCATCGACAACGTCAAGGATCAAGTGAAAAAGCTCGGCATCACCTACCCGGTGGCGATCGACAACAACTACGCGATCTGGCGCAACTTCGACAACCAGTACTGGCCCGCTCACTACCTGATCGATGCCAAGGGTCAGGTGCGTTATACCCACTTTGGTGAAGGCAGTTACGAGACTCAGGAGAAAGTGATTCAGCAGTTACTGGAAGAGGCCAAAGCACCCGCTGCGTAA
- a CDS encoding DUF4242 domain-containing protein: MPKFVIEREIPGAGTLSERDLKAASQKSCKTLRDLPEVQWQQSYVTGDKLYCVYIAPNEELIKEHARQSGFPANRISQVTAIIDPTTAE, translated from the coding sequence ATGCCTAAGTTCGTTATAGAACGCGAGATTCCGGGTGCTGGAACACTGTCAGAAAGGGATTTGAAAGCCGCTTCGCAAAAGTCCTGCAAGACGTTGCGCGACTTGCCAGAGGTGCAGTGGCAGCAGAGTTATGTCACCGGTGACAAGCTCTACTGCGTGTACATCGCGCCCAACGAAGAGTTGATCAAGGAACACGCCAGGCAGAGCGGTTTCCCGGCCAACCGCATTTCCCAGGTCACGGCCATCATCGATCCCACCACGGCCGAATAA
- a CDS encoding nucleotide sugar dehydrogenase, with the protein MRISIFGLGYVGAVCAGCLCARGHDVIGVDVSQVKVDLINQGKSPIVEPDLEPLLELGVSFGRLRGDRDVKAAVMGTDMSFLCVGTPSKKNGDLDLVYIESVCREIGEALHDKHSWHTVVVRSTVLPGTVKNVVIPILEDYSGKKAGVDFGVAINPEFLRESTAIKDYNCPPMTVIGELDQRSGDMLATLYQELDAPLLRRSIEVAEMIKYTCNVWHATKVTFANEIGNIAKAAGVDGRDVMDVICQDTKLNLSRYYMRPGFAFGGSCLPKDVRALNYRAGQMDVEHPLLASIMRSNAVQVQRAFDIISSYGKRRVALLGLSFKAGTDDLRESPLVELAEMLIGKGYDLHIFDRNVEYARIYGANKEYIESKIPHLASLLCPDLAKVIEQAEVIVLGNSDESFKAIALQVPEGKQVVDLVGFLPHASDDRLEGICW; encoded by the coding sequence ATGCGGATCAGCATATTTGGTTTGGGGTACGTGGGCGCTGTATGTGCGGGCTGTCTCTGTGCTCGCGGTCATGACGTAATCGGGGTGGATGTCTCGCAAGTCAAGGTTGACCTGATCAACCAGGGTAAGTCGCCCATCGTTGAACCCGACCTGGAGCCGCTGCTCGAGCTGGGTGTGAGTTTTGGGCGGCTGCGTGGTGACCGTGATGTGAAGGCGGCAGTGATGGGCACGGACATGTCGTTCCTCTGCGTCGGTACGCCCAGCAAGAAGAATGGCGATCTGGACTTGGTCTACATCGAGTCGGTCTGCCGCGAGATCGGAGAAGCCCTGCACGACAAGCACAGTTGGCACACAGTAGTGGTGCGTAGCACGGTGCTGCCGGGCACGGTGAAGAACGTGGTGATCCCGATACTTGAAGACTATTCCGGCAAGAAGGCCGGGGTCGACTTCGGCGTGGCGATCAACCCGGAGTTCCTGCGCGAAAGTACCGCGATCAAGGATTACAACTGTCCGCCCATGACGGTGATCGGTGAACTCGACCAGCGCAGCGGTGACATGCTCGCCACGCTTTATCAAGAGCTGGACGCGCCGCTCCTGCGCAGGAGCATCGAAGTGGCGGAGATGATCAAGTACACCTGCAATGTCTGGCACGCGACCAAAGTGACCTTCGCCAATGAGATCGGCAATATCGCGAAGGCCGCCGGCGTGGACGGTCGCGATGTGATGGACGTGATCTGCCAGGACACCAAACTCAACCTGTCGCGTTATTACATGCGCCCCGGCTTTGCGTTCGGCGGTTCCTGCCTGCCCAAGGATGTGCGTGCGCTGAACTATCGCGCCGGGCAAATGGACGTCGAGCACCCGCTACTGGCCTCGATCATGCGCAGCAATGCGGTGCAGGTACAGAGAGCCTTCGACATTATCAGCAGTTACGGCAAGCGGCGTGTCGCGCTACTCGGCCTGAGCTTCAAGGCGGGCACCGATGACCTGCGCGAAAGCCCGCTGGTGGAGTTGGCCGAGATGCTGATAGGCAAGGGCTACGACCTGCATATCTTCGACCGCAACGTTGAATACGCGCGTATCTACGGGGCCAACAAAGAGTACATCGAGTCGAAGATTCCGCACCTGGCTTCGCTGTTGTGCCCTGACCTTGCGAAAGTGATCGAGCAGGCGGAGGTGATCGTGCTGGGTAACAGTGACGAGTCCTTCAAAGCCATTGCGCTTCAGGTGCCCGAGGGCAAGCAGGTGGTTGACCTGGTGGGCTTCCTGCCACACGCCAGTGACGATCGGCTCGAGGGTATCTGCTGGTAA
- a CDS encoding universal stress protein: MSGQSRFMLVASPLMEHSPAFDRAAALAKAEDAALHIVAFDYLEGLATASLVNEKALEQIRVGYVERHRQWLEEQARPLRKIGVHVTTEVAWVERPLEEILIHLKEQPMDVLIKALEHESLLSRLMFTPLDVHLLRECPVPLHFVSHAVHALPRKIVAAVDPFHRDDHYKTFNDRILHEAAKLASACNAELDVVYAYDLSSISADEFGFDNGSAFFSSGKAKTVFDYQEDAFNDLAERNGIAPEQRHMIMGNPAKVLTRYVDAYDVDVIVMGRIGHRGMGRLIGSTVEHLLYKMPCSVWVVYTERLDE; encoded by the coding sequence ATGTCTGGTCAATCCCGCTTCATGCTGGTTGCATCACCGCTGATGGAACACAGCCCCGCTTTCGACAGGGCCGCTGCGCTGGCCAAGGCCGAAGACGCCGCGCTGCACATCGTCGCCTTCGATTATCTGGAAGGCCTGGCGACCGCCAGTCTGGTCAACGAAAAGGCGCTGGAACAAATCCGCGTGGGCTACGTCGAGCGCCACCGCCAATGGCTTGAGGAACAGGCCCGCCCCTTGCGCAAAATCGGTGTGCACGTCACCACCGAAGTGGCCTGGGTCGAACGCCCCTTGGAGGAAATCCTGATTCACCTCAAAGAGCAGCCGATGGACGTGCTGATCAAGGCGCTGGAGCACGAATCGCTGCTGTCGCGGCTGATGTTTACCCCGCTCGATGTGCATTTGTTGCGCGAATGCCCGGTGCCGCTGCATTTCGTGAGCCACGCCGTGCACGCCTTGCCGCGAAAGATCGTCGCGGCGGTCGACCCCTTTCATCGCGATGACCATTACAAAACCTTCAACGACCGGATCCTCCACGAGGCGGCGAAACTGGCGAGCGCCTGTAATGCCGAGCTCGATGTGGTCTACGCCTATGACCTTTCATCCATCAGCGCCGACGAATTCGGCTTCGACAACGGGTCGGCGTTCTTCTCGTCGGGCAAGGCCAAGACCGTATTCGATTACCAGGAGGATGCCTTCAACGACTTGGCCGAGCGCAACGGCATCGCGCCGGAGCAGCGGCACATGATCATGGGCAACCCGGCCAAAGTCCTCACCCGCTATGTCGATGCATATGACGTTGACGTGATTGTCATGGGCCGGATCGGTCATCGCGGCATGGGCCGGCTGATCGGCAGTACGGTGGAGCATCTGCTGTACAAAATGCCGTGCAGCGTTTGGGTGGTGTACACCGAGCGGCTGGATGAATAG
- a CDS encoding DUF2790 domain-containing protein, whose translation MNTKAVYAACLFAALNICTLSARAEADVSAKTYTYGTHLDIKKVVSLKQDASTSCGVVDAQLTYLDSHNQTQVLDYRKFADGCNSEN comes from the coding sequence ATGAACACCAAAGCCGTCTACGCCGCTTGCCTGTTTGCCGCCCTGAACATCTGCACCTTGTCGGCCCGCGCCGAAGCTGATGTCTCCGCTAAAACCTACACCTACGGCACGCACCTGGACATCAAGAAAGTGGTGTCGCTGAAACAGGACGCCTCGACTTCCTGTGGGGTTGTGGATGCCCAGCTGACTTACCTGGATTCCCATAACCAAACCCAGGTTCTGGACTATCGCAAATTTGCTGATGGCTGCAACTCAGAGAACTGA
- a CDS encoding SEL1-like repeat protein, whose translation MNGAWRSGLRFSALAAALMMIHGCGTLPDQGLAREAMLRGDYETARKHYAALAQDGYADAQAGMGDLTASAGDPASLKEAEALYRQAAPESVKAQSRLGRLLLRQGPSDPKQVREAQQLLEGALDKGEFSAVVPLTLLYLGYPQLVPGVDPQQKVDGWRAQGIVEADLAQILIYRNQGTYKAHLPQIEQMCRARLAVLDACYVELATINRMRAQPNAQAALLVELRQGWREGRVAPLRVESVARVLSSPALEGPADAQSAQRLLEELAPVYAPAWTSLARLINDYPVQGDAPQLLSALQRGREAGDPRAELLTGRLYYLGKWLPQNPRLAEEHLLKAAAAGEVGAHYYLGQLYRRGYLGQVEPQKALQHLLLAARNGSPNADLALAHMFSDSRGVKVNRINAYVFAQLAQRQGVVNAEPVLSALQSGLTPAERKIAQPLLEGEAQARLTGAALARLQTPENGQDLL comes from the coding sequence ATGAACGGCGCATGGCGATCGGGGCTGCGGTTTTCTGCGCTGGCCGCAGCTCTGATGATGATTCATGGTTGCGGCACCCTGCCGGATCAGGGGTTGGCGCGCGAGGCCATGTTGCGCGGCGATTATGAAACGGCACGCAAGCACTATGCGGCGCTGGCCCAGGACGGCTATGCCGATGCCCAGGCCGGGATGGGCGACCTGACGGCGTCGGCGGGCGACCCGGCGAGCCTGAAAGAGGCTGAAGCCTTGTACCGGCAGGCCGCGCCGGAGTCGGTCAAGGCGCAGTCACGTCTGGGCCGCTTGTTGTTGCGTCAGGGACCGAGTGATCCCAAGCAAGTGCGCGAGGCCCAGCAATTATTGGAAGGCGCGCTGGATAAAGGCGAGTTCAGTGCGGTGGTGCCGCTGACGTTGTTGTACCTGGGCTACCCGCAACTGGTGCCTGGGGTGGATCCGCAGCAGAAGGTCGATGGCTGGCGCGCCCAGGGCATTGTCGAGGCGGATCTGGCGCAGATTCTGATTTACCGCAATCAGGGCACCTATAAGGCTCACCTGCCGCAGATCGAGCAGATGTGCCGGGCTCGGCTTGCGGTACTCGATGCCTGTTATGTGGAGCTGGCCACCATCAACCGAATGCGCGCCCAGCCCAATGCGCAAGCGGCCTTGCTGGTGGAGTTGCGCCAGGGTTGGCGCGAGGGACGAGTCGCGCCCTTGCGGGTCGAGTCGGTGGCGCGCGTTCTATCGTCGCCAGCCCTCGAAGGCCCGGCCGATGCACAAAGCGCCCAGCGCCTGCTCGAGGAATTGGCGCCGGTCTATGCGCCGGCCTGGACCAGCCTGGCACGGTTGATCAACGACTACCCCGTGCAAGGCGATGCGCCGCAATTGCTCTCGGCCTTGCAGCGCGGGCGCGAGGCGGGCGACCCACGGGCGGAACTGCTGACCGGGCGGCTGTATTACCTCGGCAAATGGTTGCCGCAGAACCCGCGTCTGGCTGAAGAGCATTTGCTCAAGGCGGCCGCGGCCGGTGAAGTCGGGGCGCATTACTACCTGGGCCAGTTGTACCGGCGCGGTTATCTGGGCCAGGTCGAACCGCAGAAGGCGCTGCAACATTTGTTGCTGGCGGCCCGCAACGGTTCGCCCAATGCCGACCTGGCCCTGGCGCACATGTTTTCCGACTCCCGCGGGGTCAAGGTCAATCGGATCAATGCCTATGTCTTTGCGCAACTCGCGCAGCGTCAGGGCGTGGTAAATGCAGAGCCAGTGCTGTCGGCCCTGCAGTCGGGGCTGACCCCGGCAGAAAGGAAAATCGCGCAGCCTTTGCTTGAAGGGGAAGCCCAGGCCCGTCTGACGGGCGCGGCGCTAGCCAGACTGCAAACTCCGGAAAATGGACAGGACTTACTATGA
- a CDS encoding glycosyltransferase family 2 protein, which translates to MADSRVYLREAAGWLFYVTALMGLALLLPRTVFDPQSRDFLLLLGAVGIWRYSMGAIHYLRGMLFLYLVFPYYRRRVTRLGSTADPSQVFLLVTSFRIDALTTAQVYRSVIEEAIGCGYPTTVVCSIVELADELLIKALWDSYTPPEQVKLSFVRIPGTGKRDGLAHGFRAISRYLPDADAVVAVVDGDTVLSPGLVRQTVPWFKLFPNVGGLTTNEFCEVRGSYLMSQWHKLRFAQRHINMCSMALGKRVLTMTGRMSVFRAQVVTDPGFIQDVESDYLQHWRLGRFRFLTGDDKSSWYSLMRLGYDTFYVPDAAINTVEHPPEKSFFKASRQLMFRWYGNNLRQNSRALHLGVQRLGWFTSLVLFDQRVSMWASLLGPSVAIIASLKYSMAYLLIYVLWIGLTRLFLSLLLLASGHPVGPAYPLILYYNQLVGAVVKIYVFFRLDRQSWTRQKTRLDRGLASYQRWFNTWSSRAMTFSAGSVFCALLMWMV; encoded by the coding sequence ATGGCTGATTCCAGGGTTTACTTGCGCGAAGCTGCGGGCTGGTTGTTCTACGTCACCGCGCTGATGGGGCTTGCACTGTTGCTGCCGCGCACCGTGTTCGATCCCCAATCCAGGGACTTTCTCCTGTTGCTGGGGGCGGTCGGTATCTGGCGTTATTCGATGGGCGCGATCCATTACCTGCGGGGGATGCTGTTCCTTTATCTGGTATTCCCTTATTACAGACGCAGAGTCACCAGGCTGGGCAGCACTGCCGATCCGTCGCAGGTGTTTTTGCTGGTCACCAGTTTTCGTATCGATGCGTTGACCACGGCGCAGGTCTACCGCTCGGTGATCGAAGAGGCCATCGGTTGTGGTTACCCGACCACGGTGGTCTGTTCCATCGTCGAGCTGGCCGATGAACTGCTGATCAAAGCGCTGTGGGACAGCTATACCCCGCCGGAGCAGGTCAAGCTGAGCTTCGTGCGGATTCCCGGCACCGGTAAGCGCGATGGCCTGGCCCATGGTTTTCGGGCGATCTCCCGGTATTTGCCGGATGCCGATGCGGTGGTGGCGGTGGTCGATGGCGACACCGTGCTCTCGCCCGGGCTGGTGCGTCAGACCGTGCCCTGGTTCAAGCTGTTCCCGAACGTCGGCGGGCTGACCACCAATGAGTTCTGCGAGGTGCGCGGAAGCTACCTGATGAGCCAATGGCATAAGCTGCGGTTCGCCCAGCGGCACATCAATATGTGTTCGATGGCACTGGGCAAGCGAGTGCTGACAATGACCGGGCGGATGTCGGTGTTTCGCGCCCAAGTGGTGACCGACCCCGGCTTTATTCAAGACGTAGAGAGCGATTATCTGCAGCACTGGCGCCTGGGGCGTTTCCGCTTCCTGACCGGTGATGACAAGTCCAGTTGGTACAGCCTGATGCGGCTGGGCTACGACACCTTTTATGTGCCCGATGCGGCGATCAACACGGTCGAGCACCCCCCGGAAAAGAGCTTCTTCAAGGCCAGCCGCCAGCTGATGTTCCGTTGGTATGGCAATAACCTGCGGCAGAACTCGCGGGCGCTGCACTTGGGCGTGCAGCGGTTGGGCTGGTTCACCTCGCTGGTGCTGTTCGATCAACGCGTATCGATGTGGGCCAGCCTGCTCGGGCCGTCAGTGGCGATCATTGCCAGCCTCAAATACAGCATGGCCTACCTGCTGATCTATGTGCTCTGGATCGGCCTGACTCGCTTGTTCCTGAGTCTGCTGTTGCTGGCTTCGGGGCACCCGGTCGGGCCGGCCTATCCACTGATTCTCTATTACAACCAGTTGGTCGGCGCCGTGGTGAAGATCTATGTGTTCTTCCGTCTCGACCGGCAATCGTGGACGCGCCAGAAAACCAGACTCGACCGCGGGCTGGCCAGCTATCAGCGCTGGTTCAATACCTGGTCGTCGCGGGCCATGACCTTTTCGGCCGGCAGTGTGTTTTGCGCGCTGCTGATGTGGATGGTGTAG
- a CDS encoding class I SAM-dependent methyltransferase has translation MSTRIDLTALKNRQMASWASGDYAVIGTTLQIVGEQLAEACDLLCDEQVLDVAAGNGNATLAAARRGCHVTSTDYVAALLERGEDRARAEHLEVTFQVADAEALPFEDASFDAVLSTFGVMFTPDQPKAATELARVCRPGGRIGLANWTPEGFVGQMFKTLGRHLPPPPGAQPPSQWGTEAWLHTHFDERDFQVQVTRKTFNFRYRSAAHFIDTFRTWYGPVHKAFAALPPEGAQGLENDLTELINRMNRAGEKSLVVPSEYLEVVITRR, from the coding sequence ATGAGTACACGCATTGATCTTACTGCCTTGAAAAACCGTCAGATGGCCTCTTGGGCCAGTGGCGACTATGCCGTGATCGGCACCACCTTGCAGATCGTCGGCGAGCAACTGGCCGAAGCCTGCGACCTGCTCTGCGATGAACAGGTACTCGACGTGGCCGCCGGCAACGGTAACGCGACGCTCGCTGCCGCGCGCCGTGGTTGCCATGTCACTTCTACCGACTACGTGGCCGCGCTGCTGGAACGCGGCGAAGACCGGGCCAGGGCAGAACACCTGGAAGTCACGTTTCAAGTGGCTGACGCCGAAGCCTTGCCGTTCGAGGATGCCAGCTTCGATGCCGTGCTTTCGACCTTCGGTGTGATGTTTACGCCGGACCAACCCAAGGCCGCCACGGAACTGGCGCGGGTTTGTCGCCCCGGAGGGCGGATCGGCCTCGCCAACTGGACGCCCGAAGGGTTCGTCGGCCAGATGTTCAAGACCCTCGGCCGCCACCTGCCGCCACCGCCGGGCGCTCAACCGCCTTCGCAGTGGGGCACCGAAGCCTGGCTGCACACGCACTTCGACGAACGTGACTTTCAGGTCCAGGTGACGCGCAAAACCTTCAACTTCCGTTACCGCTCGGCGGCGCATTTCATCGATACGTTCCGCACCTGGTACGGCCCGGTCCACAAAGCCTTCGCGGCGCTGCCTCCTGAAGGCGCCCAAGGGCTGGAAAACGACCTGACCGAACTGATCAACCGTATGAACAGAGCGGGAGAAAAATCGCTGGTGGTGCCGAGTGAATACCTGGAAGTGGTGATCACCCGGCGTTGA